tttaaattatttctaattaaaaaaaatctctacAGTTGCAATGTTTGATGATATaaccatttttttaaaaaaacttgacatttaaagaatttttttttacactaATAGTTTGTTGTAAATAGTTAACCAAATCTCACTAATATGTAACTAACCCTAAATTCAAGGACCCCAAGCCCAAACCCATTTACCTAACATTCGAAGCCTAGTTTTCTGTTGGGCAagtaaattcaaaattaaacgGGAGGTGATTTAAACCATcatcattttatttttcctaggtttttagattttttttattttcaatttatcTTTTCATTTGAATGGGATGCTTGAGAATATTGAAACACAATAAACTAAATTCCACATCGTTAGACATTAGAAATTTGACTGCTGTACGCTTTATGGAATGATATTATTGAAATGGAAGTTAGTAACTGATATGCTAATCTTTTAGGCTGGTATGTTTCTACGCATTATTTGATGTGTTTCTGAGATTCTTTATTGCTCTGTTCTCTCTCTTGAGTTTCTGTGTTTTCTATTAATGAATACTTAATACTTGTTTACTAAATTTGCTAATGGATgtattttaattcttcaatttccGTCTGTTTGTATAACTGTAACACATagaatttattcaatttcagCAATTTCAGATCAATGGAAATGAAGAAGACCCTTCTCTAATTGGTACAAGTAGCATTGAAGACCGCTAATAGAGATGAATTGGAAGACATATGTCTGAAAAGCACTCTCCAAGCCGTGCTCTTTCCCTGTCACAAATGCTTTCCTTCTCTCCACCAATGTTGGCAAAACCATCCACTCTCGAGTCCAATCCTCCAATATGCATCACGTGTTCTCAAATGGAAAAGGCAACTCTACAGTAAGATTGAGGCTCTGGTATTGCAAAACCCTATTCCTATTTCTCCCAATATTTCagaatccaaaaaaaaaaaaaaactccatcACCTCAACAAAACACTTTCCAAAGGTAAAATTCTTAGCAAAAAGAAGTTGTAAAGTTTACACAACACATTTCAGCTGCTTAAAGGGGTGTTCGGGTCTAGtgttaggggtgccaacctagttgggatgtctagcTTTGTACTCAATTTCCGTTTCTCCCTGTATTCACATGATTCATTTCAAGATATATATAATAAACCAAACATTTTTTCAAATTAATGACAGTTATATTTTGCATTGATTGGAATAATGAATTATGCAAGTGATGGTTGCTTGTATTAGAAATTAAATAGTTCAATTTGCTGTTGTAAAGATATTAAGCTGAATAATTTTTGACTTGTTTCCGAATAATTCTGCACACAAGTGTTTGATTGGGAAAAGTTCATATGGGATTCTCTAGGAAATGGAACAAACCACTCAAAAGAACCAAACCACTCAAGATTACTTGCTATTCTGTTCTGTTCCCAACTGTTATTGATGCATTGATTACTTGGTATTTACGTATTTATGTATTTTCGTTCAGTTTCATTATTTGTGATTATTGTGGGTGGATATTGTTGTCCGGAGAAGATCCAATTAGGTATTCTTTTTCGGCTTTTTCTACTGAAGTTCAAAGTATCTTATTTTCAATCCGTGTTGCAAAAAGAAATGAGATTTGGAAGAGTTTAGATTGTTTTGGATTCTTTATCTGCTGTAGATTTTCAAGAATGGAAATTATGTCTTAAATTGGTTAGGAATTATTATCTAGGATATTTAAAAAGAGATTAGGTACTTTGATTGTGTTGAGTTCGTTCATAAACGACGTCAGACCAATACAACTATTCATAATTTTGCTGCCTGACTGTATTTCTATTTGATTTGGAAATCTGTATCGAATtgtattttatattatgttgcTAATGACAATGTGTTTTCTTAGCTAATATATTGCTgctgtttataaataaataaattaataaaaaaaaggtaaCATACCAAGTAACACTTTACAATCAGTCAAATGTTGGAATCCCATCAAAACGACATCATTTTactctctcttcttctctctttatTAGGGCTTTGCTTTCTTCTTCATAGTTTCTGAATTTCTGAACTTCATCTGCTGGAACTGGAATTACAATGGTCGAGGCTTGTCTCCAATCTCGAGCAAAGGTCAGCTTTTTCTTTCACAATCTTCAGTTTTAGAACTATCATGTTTCAATTTTTATGAAAAACGATTTTCCATTCTAGAAATGGTTCCACTGTCGCACCTCAATTTCTATGAAGACCATTTCCCCTAAACTTGAGTTCTTTCGCTCTAGGGGAGCTTAAACCCCTGACCTTGTTACAATCTTTCCTGCGATGTTCAACAAAAGCTTAGAAAATAGGTTGGTtggtaattttaatttttttagggtattgctatttaccgcccTTAAATTCCTTACTACCGCCATCTTTTGACAATTTTACCTTGCATAATTTTTGATtcaaaatttgagaaaaaaaatttgagagaaaaatttaaaatttggccaaaacggatgcggcatccgttcggcccatggtgggggcggacgCGGCACTCCGACTGACCCATGGCAAGAACGGATGGCGCatccgcccccaccatgggccgGGCGGATGCGCCATCCGTTCTCACCATTGGTGGGGCGGAGTGCCAGgtccgcccccaccatgggccgaacggatgccgcatccgtttaggccaaattttgaatgtgcaaaatcgtaaaacttttagtgacgaaaaatactaaatcgttcaattttttatgacgaaaaatgcaaaattccccaattttttgtgacaaaaaatacaaaatcgtcatgaaaaatatgtattattttcatgagttctttgataaaaaaacataaattttaatgtttccgactcgtaatcgtcCATTTTCGTGGTTCAGGTTGttacaaatcaattattttcataatttcaattattgtttttcgggtttatgattttggagagagaatttttagttttttatcaaaattatgagaagggcaaaaaagtccaaatgaagGCGGTGATAGTAATTTGAGTGCGGTATTTAGCTGCTCACTTTTTTTATTGACTTATTGCAATCTGAATACAAAGCCATTGAATTGATTAAACGAAATGCTGGTGTTCTAAATAATAGTCTTGAAGCTGCTCTAATACCTAATATGGACATTTTGAGAGAAAATGGAGTGCCTGCATCAACAATTTTGTGGTTAATTCATACTTATTGGGTAAGTATTGGAACAAATCCAGTCAAATTTGGAAAGATTATTGAGGAAGTCAAGGAAATGGGATTTAATCCTTTGTAGTTACAGTTTGTTTTTGCAATCAAAGTATTGATAGGAGTGAGCAAATTGAAGAGGGATGAGAAGGTTGCAATTTATAAGAGGTGGGGTTGGTCCGATGAAGATACTATTACAGCCTTCAAGAAGTTCCCAGCGGTTCTGTCAATCTCAGAGGATAAGATAATGTCCTCCACTACTCGGATATAGCTTGAAGAAGAGGCTGTTCCAAGAGGTGCAGTTATTGAATTTCTGTTATCCGAGGGTCTAGTCAAATTGAATTCAAGCATAGCTAGTCTGTTCATATGTTCAGAGAGGAGTTTCTTGAAAAATATGTGAAATGCCACGAGGATGCTCCTTGAGGATGCCTGGAATCCTAATCAATGCACCTTTGAGGGTCTTTGGATATTCAAATCTTTGCGAACTCTTGGATCCATTGCTTTCAGTTTTCTTAATTCAATTTCTAATTCCTCTTACTGGACCAGTGCCTGGTTTCGGGAAGGATCGAGGTGGGATGAACCGTTTTGGCTTCAATGGCGGTAACGGTGGAAGGAGAGGCAGAGCAAAGAGCATAAGCTTCGGCATTAGGAATAGGAATTGAAGTTGAGTCAACATTATAATGGAAGATCCAGAGAATGAGAAATGGCTGCCTGAGGTTTTCAACTATCCTTTCAATTTAtaatttacttatttatttttaatattagatAGTTTATATGCATTTGAATGATGAttatcctttcctttctttgaagATAAAGATAGTAGATGTGCATTTGAATCATGGTTGCTATTTTTTCTGTTGTCAATTTCTTGGAGAATCATATTAAATATCTTGTCTTGGCACAATAAATGAATTCTGTAACATGGATTGTCGTGGTTTGGCCTTTCATGGTTAAAAACTTTTAAATATCTTGTCTTTGCCTCTGTACTTGTCTAAAAAAGTCAACTGTCACTGTACGCATCTAAAAAAGTCAATTATGACTAATGTGGCATTTACTTGCATCTCACATGATACATCTTAAAGTATAATATTcttgtaagaaaaaaaaaatccttgattattattattattattattattagttttgtATTAAGTCAACTTTAGAGAGAGTTATTATAACAAATTATACTTTATTGAACTGCAACTTCATCttctttgtttttttggttaatttcAAAGCAGTCAAAGAATGGGAAGTGAATCTGAAAAACCACATATAGTTTTGTTCCCATTCATGGCTCATGGCCATATGATTCCAATGGTAGACATAGCCAAGCTTTTTGCTTCAAGAAACCTCAAAACCACCATTCTCACAACACCTCTCAATGAACCTCTTGTCTCTAGACAAATTCAAAAAACCCCAAATTCAGATTCTAATATCAATCTTCACATCCTTAAATTTCCTATCTTTGAAGCTGGATTACCAGAAGGATGTGAAAACGTTGACTTTATCAGTTCCAAGAATCTAGGATGGGAAATTCTCTCCAAATTTCTTCTTGCAACACCCTTGTTTAAGGATCCACTGGAAGAAGTCCTAAGAGAAATCAATCCAGATTGTCTTGTTGCTGATTGGATATTTCCTTGGGCTACTGATTCTGCTTCCAAATTTGGTATCCCAAGGCTTGTTTTTCATGgattttgtttcttttctttatgtaCTATGTTATCTATTCacaaatataaaccttataaAAACATATCGTCAGATTCGGAGCCCTTTGTCGTTCCGAGTCTTCCTGGAGATATGAAGCTCTCAAGAAACAAACTATTGAAACCTGAGTTACGAGAAAGTGAAACCGATGAGATAAGGAAACTGTACGAGGCTTCCATAGAATCGGAGCTGAAGAGCTTTGGAGTAGTAGTAAACAGTTTTTTCGAGCTCGAACCGGTGTATGCTGAACACTACAGAAACGTTTTGGGCAGGAGAGCTTGGAGTATTGGCCCGGTTTCTCTTTGTAATAGAGATGTTGAAGAACAAGCACGAAGAGGAAACAAATCATTGATCGATGAACACGAGTGTTCGAAATGGCTTGATTCCATGAAACCTGATTCGGTTGTTTACTTATGTTTTGGTAGTACAACCAACTTCAAAGCAACTCAGCTGAAGGAGATTGCAATCGGACTTGAAGCTTCTCGGAAGGACTTTATATGGGTCGTCCGGACGAGCATTAATCTCGAAGACGACGAAGATTGGTTGCCTGAAGGATTTGAAGAAAGAATGGAAGGAAAAGGGCTGATAATTCGAGGATGGGCACCGCAAGTAGTTATACTCGAACACGAAGCAATAGGGGGATTTGTGACTCATTGCGGATGGAATTCAACACTTGAAGGAATAGTTGCGGGGTTGCCAATGGTGACTTGGCCTATAGGAAGTGAGCAATTCTTCAATGAAAAATTTGTGACAGAGGTATTGAAAATTGGTGTATCTATTGGTGTTCATGATCATAGCATTATAAAGAGTGAATATGTAGAGAAGGCTATAAATCAGATAATGGAAGGTGAAGAAATGAGAAGAAAAGCTCATGAACTTGGCCAGATTGCACGAATGGCAGTTGAAGAAGGCGGATCATCCTATTCTGATCTTAATGTTTTAATTGATGAACTCGTTAAGCTTCAATCTTAATTTACCAAAAGTAGGAATTAATACAGATGGTTCTGCTCTTAGTACTCCTGGAGCTGCTGGTTCGGGTGGGATTTTCAGAAATGCTGGTGCTAAGGGGCCCTAATTGCGCTATAGCGTGGTTATGAAAGCTTGGGAGAATGACTGACATTGTCTTTAAGTAATGTTTCTGGAAATTCCTTGAAAGTTTAGATAAGATTGATTGACttgttttcattttctttctttcctccaTACGATTTTGTTATTACTCGTGTCTATCAGAAAGAAAATCAGGTTCCTGATGTTGTGGCAaggttttgtttatgttgtTCCGAGACGCATTGGTGCAGCTCTATTTGTATTTCTGTAATTGTTTCATTCGTAATGATTTTAACAGTTTTTAGCAATTCGCTttacttactttgtttttttatgttCGTCTTTTGTTAAAGACCGATGCCGAAGATCAATGCCATTGGCATCCGTCCTTGAACCAATGCCTAGCTTTACGTTGCTGCAAAGACCGAGGTATCTTGGAGCtagatttgtacttttttttttcctgctTTTAAAAGGTAGTGTACTAAAGACAACCAGGTTTTTACCTCCTATCTATCCAAGATTTGAACATGAAATATCTAATTACAAGAATAAGAGATTCATGTGgttttggattaattttatctatACATTATAAACAGAAAGAATTACATAATTTATTAGTAACgagggttaatttaaaaaaaaaaaactcatatgtTACACTAATTTGCAGGTGAagaattgtgttttttttgttaaaacaaGAACGGTGTTTGACGATATTTATAAAGTGGTGACTTTTGGTTGAGATTGCTAAATTTGGTCGTTAACGACTTTAAAATGAgaatatctaaaaattaaagttgtttagtatgacatttactatgaatcacattttttatttttttaaaaccatCATTTTTGTAGATTTCTTTCAAAACATTAAATTTATCTCTTCactaaacaacacctaaatgaccttaaaactAAAatgttaaagaattaaagttactcgAAATATCATTAgattcttgaaatttttaattttgagattattgagaGTCAAATTTGACAATGTCAAAATTCAAAAGTCATCAATTTGTGGTATTTTTGTAGAAAAAGTTAAAGCTCTCATAGAAAGCTTCAATCATAAAATTTTCCAGCAACCAATGGGTGGTAAACCTCCCCCTCATCCTGGATCCGTCTGTGCACGTGTCTAACCTTTTCAATTTGTACTCAAATGCCTAATGGCTACTTTTCCGCCacatcaacttgcttaaaaagATTTTTCCACCATATCAACTTGTTTAAACTGCTAGTGGCACATATATTGTATGATACTGCCACGTGAAAATACCGGGGTAGTTATGACGTCTAAGCAAGTTGAAAGCCTGAAAGTGTTATTTTATTTGACTGTACATGTACTAATTGAAAAACAATATCTATCTTGTGGTGGTAATTGCACATTCTCATTAGAAGGAAATAAGGACAATATGGATAACATCTTATCTTAAACTTGAGTTCTTATGTTTTCTTCTTCATTATGAATTGATTTCTTCCATCTTCTACTGTAAACTGCAACTTCATCTTCTTTgtttttttgattaatttcaaaacAATTAAATTATGGGAAATGAATCTCAAAAGCTACATATACTTTTCTTTCCATTCATGGCTCATGGCCACATGATTCCAATGGTAGACATAGCCAAGCTTTTTGCTTCAAAAAACCTCAAAATCACCATTCTTACTACTCCTCTAAATCAACCTCTTATCTCCAGGCAAATCCTCAACACCCAAAATTCAGGTTCCGATATCAATATTCGAGTCATCAACTTTCCTACCGCGGAGTCTGGATTGCCAGAAGGATGTGAAAATTTCGA
The window above is part of the Euphorbia lathyris chromosome 3, ddEupLath1.1, whole genome shotgun sequence genome. Proteins encoded here:
- the LOC136224952 gene encoding scopoletin glucosyltransferase-like isoform X1: MRNGCLSQRMGSESEKPHIVLFPFMAHGHMIPMVDIAKLFASRNLKTTILTTPLNEPLVSRQIQKTPNSDSNINLHILKFPIFEAGLPEGCENVDFISSKNLGWEILSKFLLATPLFKDPLEEVLREINPDCLVADWIFPWATDSASKFGIPRLVFHGFCFFSLCTMLSIHKYKPYKNISSDSEPFVVPSLPGDMKLSRNKLLKPELRESETDEIRKLYEASIESELKSFGVVVNSFFELEPVYAEHYRNVLGRRAWSIGPVSLCNRDVEEQARRGNKSLIDEHECSKWLDSMKPDSVVYLCFGSTTNFKATQLKEIAIGLEASRKDFIWVVRTSINLEDDEDWLPEGFEERMEGKGLIIRGWAPQVVILEHEAIGGFVTHCGWNSTLEGIVAGLPMVTWPIGSEQFFNEKFVTEVLKIGVSIGVHDHSIIKSEYVEKAINQIMEGEEMRRKAHELGQIARMAVEEGGSSYSDLNVLIDELVKLQS
- the LOC136224952 gene encoding scopoletin glucosyltransferase-like isoform X2; translation: MRNGCLSQRMGSESEKPHIVLFPFMAHGHMIPMVDIAKLFASRNLKTTILTTPLNEPLVSRQIQKTPNSDSNINLHILKFPIFEAGLPEGCENVDFISSKNLGWEILSKFLLATPLFKDPLEEVLREINPDCLVADWIFPWATDSASKFDSEPFVVPSLPGDMKLSRNKLLKPELRESETDEIRKLYEASIESELKSFGVVVNSFFELEPVYAEHYRNVLGRRAWSIGPVSLCNRDVEEQARRGNKSLIDEHECSKWLDSMKPDSVVYLCFGSTTNFKATQLKEIAIGLEASRKDFIWVVRTSINLEDDEDWLPEGFEERMEGKGLIIRGWAPQVVILEHEAIGGFVTHCGWNSTLEGIVAGLPMVTWPIGSEQFFNEKFVTEVLKIGVSIGVHDHSIIKSEYVEKAINQIMEGEEMRRKAHELGQIARMAVEEGGSSYSDLNVLIDELVKLQS